One genomic window of Bradyrhizobium sp. B124 includes the following:
- a CDS encoding SDR family oxidoreductase produces the protein MNQSVKDKVVLVVGGAGSIGAVSAKRFAELGARIAISHRDVPDEAAAAATVVQSLHGDGHAALIADVAQTATLKALRAEIERRFGRLDILVNAAGFTKPVPHADLDALDDDLIDRMFAVNWRGQFAAIRTFAPLLKASGDGLVVSISSIAGTNGIGSSIAYCAVKAGIDVMTKSLARVLAPEVRVLAVAPGVVDTGFVPGRGADFNAKTATTTPLKRIATAEDIASAILACATQLGFATGTTFVVDGGRSL, from the coding sequence ATGAATCAATCCGTGAAGGACAAGGTCGTGCTCGTCGTAGGTGGCGCCGGCAGCATCGGGGCCGTGTCCGCCAAGCGCTTCGCCGAACTCGGTGCCCGCATCGCAATCAGCCACCGCGACGTTCCGGACGAAGCGGCCGCCGCGGCAACGGTGGTGCAATCCCTGCATGGAGACGGCCACGCCGCGTTGATCGCCGACGTCGCGCAGACGGCAACCCTGAAAGCACTGCGCGCCGAGATCGAGCGGCGCTTCGGCCGGCTCGATATCCTCGTCAACGCCGCCGGCTTTACCAAGCCGGTGCCTCACGCCGATCTCGACGCGCTGGACGACGACCTGATTGACCGGATGTTCGCGGTCAACTGGCGCGGACAATTTGCGGCGATCCGCACCTTCGCTCCGCTCCTGAAGGCATCCGGCGACGGCCTCGTCGTTTCGATATCATCGATCGCGGGCACCAACGGGATCGGGTCCTCGATTGCCTATTGTGCCGTCAAGGCCGGCATCGACGTCATGACGAAATCGCTCGCCCGCGTGCTGGCCCCCGAGGTGCGGGTGCTCGCGGTCGCACCCGGCGTGGTCGACACCGGCTTCGTTCCGGGGCGCGGCGCGGACTTCAACGCCAAGACCGCGACGACGACACCGCTGAAGCGGATCGCGACTGCAGAGGACATCGCCTCGGCCATTCTCGCCTGCGCAACCCAACTCGGCTTCGCGACCGGAACGACTTTCGTGGTCGACGGCGGCCGCTCGCTTTGA
- a CDS encoding 3-keto-5-aminohexanoate cleavage protein, with translation MRSPREKVIITCAVTGNLTTPEQTPHLPITPAQIADACLYAADAGAAIVHIHVRDPLTGRPSMLLDHYVDVVERIRARNPALILNITTGPGGRFVPSRDDPKVAAEGTTLMAPEKRVEHVTVLRPDICTLDLNTMNSGGEVVINTPANVRRMAKVIADAGVKPEIELFDSGDIALMRDLLADGSLQGPVLCSFVMGVRYGFQPAPETVLYARGLLPSDAEFTAVGIGKAAFTTVAQSYLAGGHVRIGLEDAVYLTRGQFATSNAEMVTKARRIVEDLGGAVATIEDSRRIVGLPSPTKTIKA, from the coding sequence ATGCGATCCCCCCGCGAAAAGGTCATCATCACCTGCGCCGTGACCGGCAACCTGACGACACCCGAGCAGACCCCCCATCTTCCCATCACGCCGGCGCAGATCGCTGACGCCTGTCTCTACGCCGCCGATGCGGGCGCCGCCATCGTCCACATCCACGTTCGGGACCCGCTTACCGGCCGTCCCTCGATGCTGCTCGACCACTATGTCGACGTCGTCGAGCGCATTCGCGCGCGCAACCCCGCGTTGATCCTCAACATTACGACAGGACCGGGCGGACGCTTTGTTCCATCCAGGGACGATCCGAAGGTGGCCGCCGAGGGCACGACCCTGATGGCGCCGGAGAAGCGGGTCGAGCACGTCACCGTGCTGCGACCGGACATTTGCACGCTCGATCTCAACACCATGAACTCCGGAGGCGAGGTCGTGATCAATACGCCGGCGAACGTTCGCCGGATGGCGAAAGTGATCGCGGACGCCGGCGTCAAACCGGAGATCGAGCTGTTCGATTCCGGCGATATCGCGCTGATGCGCGATCTGCTGGCCGACGGCTCTCTGCAAGGGCCAGTCCTGTGTTCCTTCGTGATGGGCGTTCGTTACGGCTTTCAGCCTGCCCCGGAAACCGTATTGTACGCGCGCGGCCTGCTGCCGTCGGACGCGGAGTTCACCGCGGTCGGCATCGGCAAGGCCGCATTCACGACGGTCGCACAATCCTATCTTGCGGGCGGTCACGTGCGGATCGGCCTGGAAGATGCGGTCTATCTCACGCGCGGCCAGTTCGCGACCTCCAACGCGGAAATGGTCACAAAGGCGCGCCGCATCGTCGAGGATCTCGGAGGCGCCGTCGCGACGATCGAGGACAGCCGGCGGATCGTCGGCCTGCCCTCGCCCACGAAGACAATCAAGGCTTAG
- a CDS encoding FAD-dependent monooxygenase yields the protein MALTRTVIVAGAGIGGLTASLTLAAQGFRVVVLEKAERLEEAGAGIQLSPNASRILVELGLKEPLARRAVTPESVNILSARAGSEIARMPLGRAAEFRAGAPYWVIHRADLQAALQAAVNDHPDIDLRLGCQFEDVTKHAKGLTVVQRRDNARHEELAVALIGADGIWSSVRGHLFPDVQPQFSGLIAWRGTLDATALPREYTAPRVQLWMGPDAHLVAYPISAGRQVNVVAIVSGTWNRPGWSAPGDINEIKGAFATARWPATARMLIGAVDGWRKWALFTLPDIGRWSEGAVTLLGDAAHAMLPFAAQGAGMAIEDAAVLAKALADCTGENTAGIPAALKRYAEMRRGRVLKVQRMARQQGRIYHLSGPLAIARDLAIRAIGPQRMLARQDWIYDWRA from the coding sequence GTGGCGCTGACGCGAACCGTCATCGTTGCCGGCGCCGGGATCGGAGGACTGACGGCGTCGCTGACCCTGGCGGCACAGGGCTTTCGCGTCGTCGTGCTGGAAAAGGCCGAGCGGCTCGAGGAAGCCGGCGCCGGCATCCAGCTCTCTCCCAATGCCAGCCGCATCCTGGTCGAGCTCGGGCTCAAGGAACCGCTGGCGCGGCGCGCGGTCACGCCGGAATCCGTCAACATCCTGAGCGCGCGGGCCGGTAGCGAGATTGCGCGGATGCCGCTCGGCCGGGCCGCCGAGTTCCGCGCCGGTGCCCCCTATTGGGTGATCCACCGCGCGGATCTGCAGGCCGCGTTGCAGGCCGCCGTCAACGACCATCCCGATATCGATCTGCGGCTCGGCTGCCAGTTCGAGGACGTGACCAAGCACGCCAAGGGGCTGACGGTGGTGCAGCGCCGCGACAACGCACGGCATGAGGAATTGGCGGTTGCGCTGATCGGCGCGGACGGCATCTGGTCGTCGGTCCGCGGACATTTGTTTCCGGATGTACAACCGCAATTCTCCGGCCTGATCGCCTGGCGCGGCACGCTGGACGCGACCGCCCTGCCGCGTGAATACACCGCGCCGCGCGTGCAGCTGTGGATGGGGCCGGACGCGCATCTCGTGGCCTATCCGATCTCGGCCGGCCGTCAGGTCAACGTGGTCGCGATCGTGTCGGGCACCTGGAACCGGCCGGGCTGGAGCGCGCCCGGCGACATCAACGAGATCAAGGGCGCGTTCGCTACCGCGCGCTGGCCCGCCACGGCGCGGATGCTGATCGGCGCGGTCGACGGCTGGCGCAAGTGGGCGCTGTTCACCCTGCCCGACATCGGCCGCTGGAGCGAAGGCGCAGTGACGCTGCTCGGCGACGCCGCGCATGCGATGCTGCCGTTTGCCGCGCAAGGCGCCGGCATGGCGATCGAGGATGCGGCTGTGCTCGCCAAGGCGTTGGCCGACTGCACCGGCGAAAACACCGCAGGCATTCCCGCCGCGTTGAAGCGCTACGCCGAGATGCGGCGCGGGCGCGTGCTGAAGGTGCAGCGCATGGCGCGGCAGCAGGGCCGCATCTATCATTTGAGCGGACCCTTAGCGATCGCGCGCGATCTTGCGATCCGCGCCATCGGTCCGCAGCGCATGCTGGCGCGGCAGGACTGGATCTACGACTGGCGCGCCTGA
- a CDS encoding zinc-binding alcohol dehydrogenase family protein, with protein MNAITRSGTDVVVEATCVRLNAKAADAAAIAPSIEKHSLTRQPHEVVVAIEAAGVNPSDVKAATGLMPYAVFPRTPGRDFSGRVVEGPDALIGKAVFGSSGDLGIRRDGTHASHVVVEAAALVEKPDGISMDEAAGIGVPFVTAIEGFRRAGAPKPGEHVLIMGVNGKVGQAAVQLATWQGARVIGVVRKDEPYEGHANAPIQIINSSTADVAERVRELTDGHGADIVFNTVGDPYFDDAHHSLARAGRQILIATTNQTVKFNILEFYRGRHTYLGVDTLAFSTIESAELLRSVLPGFSGGFLRPYPIIPSSIYPLTETKAAYTAVIGSSRNRVVLRPGA; from the coding sequence ATGAATGCCATCACCAGATCGGGGACCGATGTCGTCGTCGAGGCGACCTGCGTGCGGCTCAATGCCAAAGCCGCCGATGCGGCGGCGATCGCGCCGTCCATCGAGAAACACTCGCTCACGCGGCAACCACACGAAGTCGTGGTTGCGATCGAAGCCGCGGGCGTCAACCCGTCGGACGTCAAGGCCGCCACGGGATTGATGCCCTATGCGGTGTTCCCAAGAACCCCGGGCCGTGATTTTTCCGGGCGGGTGGTCGAAGGGCCGGACGCATTGATCGGAAAAGCCGTGTTCGGTTCGTCGGGCGACCTCGGAATCCGCCGCGACGGTACGCACGCCAGCCATGTCGTCGTCGAGGCCGCGGCCCTGGTCGAAAAGCCGGACGGCATTTCCATGGATGAGGCTGCAGGGATCGGCGTACCGTTCGTGACAGCCATCGAAGGCTTTCGGCGAGCCGGCGCGCCGAAACCCGGTGAACATGTCCTCATCATGGGCGTCAACGGCAAGGTCGGGCAGGCTGCGGTCCAGCTTGCGACCTGGCAAGGCGCCAGGGTGATCGGCGTGGTGCGCAAGGACGAACCCTACGAAGGCCACGCCAACGCCCCGATCCAAATCATCAATTCCTCGACGGCCGACGTCGCGGAGCGTGTGCGCGAACTGACCGACGGCCACGGAGCCGATATCGTCTTCAACACGGTCGGTGACCCCTATTTCGACGATGCGCATCATTCGCTTGCAAGGGCCGGGCGGCAGATCCTGATTGCCACGACCAACCAGACGGTCAAATTCAACATCCTGGAATTCTATCGCGGACGGCACACTTACCTCGGCGTCGACACGCTTGCGTTTTCCACGATCGAGAGCGCAGAGCTGCTGCGCAGCGTGCTACCAGGGTTTTCCGGCGGCTTCCTGCGCCCCTATCCGATCATCCCGTCCTCGATCTACCCGCTCACTGAGACGAAGGCGGCCTACACCGCAGTGATCGGATCATCGCGCAACCGCGTCGTACTGCGACCGGGAGCCTGA
- a CDS encoding twin-arginine translocation pathway signal, translated as MSVRLPRRPNLSRAAAIVALLASAAGVSGCAQIGDSVPSAFADPAKYDLYDCKQLETERKNLTSRATDQEKLMAKAETGVGGTVVSEMVYRNELISIHAQQRLADQAWRANKCHESPPDTPAAAAPVAPAAGANGPRAPRGLVH; from the coding sequence ATGTCTGTTCGTCTCCCACGCCGCCCAAATCTGTCGCGCGCGGCAGCCATCGTTGCGCTGCTCGCCTCGGCTGCGGGCGTTTCCGGCTGCGCGCAGATCGGCGACAGCGTGCCGTCGGCATTCGCCGATCCCGCCAAATACGATTTGTATGATTGCAAGCAGCTCGAAACCGAGCGCAAGAATCTCACGTCTCGCGCGACGGATCAGGAAAAGTTGATGGCCAAGGCGGAGACCGGCGTCGGCGGTACCGTGGTCTCCGAGATGGTCTATCGCAACGAGCTGATCTCGATCCACGCCCAGCAGAGGCTTGCGGATCAGGCCTGGCGCGCCAACAAGTGCCATGAGAGCCCGCCAGACACGCCGGCGGCGGCCGCACCTGTGGCGCCTGCGGCGGGGGCAAACGGCCCGCGCGCGCCGCGAGGCCTCGTTCACTAA
- a CDS encoding dioxygenase, producing MSHGIIEKLEDVTPTVLRAMASTDNARLRTVMEAFVRHLHAFAREVKLTEAEYDLGIDFLNRIGQATHDSHNEGILFADATGFSTLVCLLNNGNAGATETAAALLGPFWRANSPRTQNGASIVRSATPGPELFVACEVVDIAGKPLANVEVDVWQSSPVGLYENQDETQADMNLRGKFTTDASGRFSFRSVKPAGYPVPTDGPVGDMLRAQNRHPYRPAHMHFLGFKPGYKTLITQVFVDHDKHLDSDVVFGVTRALVGDYRRHDDGDPPAPGVRAPWYTLNYRFTMENGEAILPKPPIK from the coding sequence ATGTCTCACGGCATTATCGAGAAGCTCGAGGACGTAACGCCGACCGTGTTGCGGGCGATGGCGTCGACCGACAACGCGCGGCTCCGAACGGTGATGGAAGCCTTCGTCAGGCACCTCCACGCCTTCGCCCGCGAGGTGAAACTCACCGAAGCGGAATATGATCTCGGCATCGATTTCCTGAACCGGATCGGACAGGCCACCCACGACAGCCACAACGAGGGCATCCTCTTCGCGGATGCGACCGGCTTCTCGACGCTGGTCTGCCTGCTGAACAACGGCAACGCCGGTGCGACCGAAACCGCGGCAGCATTGCTGGGCCCATTCTGGCGGGCCAATTCTCCCCGAACGCAGAACGGAGCATCGATCGTTCGTTCTGCGACACCCGGCCCCGAACTCTTCGTCGCGTGCGAGGTCGTCGACATCGCGGGCAAGCCCCTCGCCAATGTCGAGGTCGACGTCTGGCAATCCTCACCGGTCGGCCTCTACGAGAACCAGGACGAAACGCAGGCAGACATGAACCTGCGCGGCAAGTTCACCACCGACGCCTCGGGTCGGTTTTCATTCAGATCGGTCAAGCCCGCCGGCTATCCCGTGCCGACCGATGGCCCGGTCGGCGACATGCTGCGCGCCCAGAACAGGCATCCCTACCGGCCGGCACACATGCACTTCCTGGGCTTCAAGCCCGGCTACAAGACGCTGATCACGCAGGTCTTCGTCGACCACGACAAACACCTGGACAGCGACGTGGTGTTCGGAGTGACGCGCGCGCTGGTCGGCGATTATCGCCGGCATGACGACGGCGACCCACCGGCGCCCGGGGTCCGCGCGCCCTGGTACACGCTGAACTATCGTTTCACCATGGAAAACGGTGAAGCGATCCTCCCCAAGCCGCCGATCAAGTGA
- a CDS encoding LacI family DNA-binding transcriptional regulator has product MNRPVTTIKQIAAAAGVHPSTVSRALDPKKRHLVADDVANRISAQAEALGYQPNRLAANLRLGRSDLVGVLLPDITNPVFAPILGGITEVLSTEGYAPIVADAGNVSSQQIFFAERLLSQRVDGLILATVSQDDELVGFCIRRGVPVILVNRSEARDRVSSVVSDDEMGMRLAVDHLVDIGHRRIAHIAGPLSTSTGALRRDGFERAMARHGLTGVIREAAGYTREGGALAATRLVGGPHQVTAIVAANDLLAIGALDALKERLLRCPEDLSLVGHNDMPLMDVVSPPLTTVRIEHREMGRIAARMLIEMLQSGSAEIRHVVLPPELVVRKSTQPAA; this is encoded by the coding sequence GTGAATCGACCTGTCACGACAATCAAGCAGATCGCGGCCGCCGCCGGCGTTCATCCTTCGACCGTGTCGCGGGCCCTCGATCCCAAGAAACGGCATTTGGTCGCGGACGACGTCGCCAACAGGATCTCCGCCCAGGCGGAGGCGCTGGGCTATCAACCGAACCGGCTGGCCGCCAACCTGCGACTGGGTCGATCCGATCTCGTCGGTGTGCTGCTGCCCGACATCACCAATCCGGTGTTCGCTCCGATCCTTGGCGGCATTACGGAGGTTCTCTCTACGGAAGGCTACGCACCGATCGTTGCGGACGCCGGCAATGTATCGTCGCAGCAGATCTTCTTTGCCGAGAGACTGCTCAGCCAGCGGGTCGACGGCCTGATCCTAGCGACGGTTTCGCAGGATGACGAACTCGTCGGTTTCTGTATCCGGCGCGGCGTTCCCGTGATCCTCGTCAACCGATCCGAAGCGCGCGATCGCGTCTCCTCAGTCGTCTCGGACGACGAAATGGGAATGCGCCTCGCTGTCGATCATCTCGTCGATATCGGACACCGCCGCATTGCGCATATCGCAGGGCCGCTGTCGACATCAACCGGCGCGCTGCGGCGTGATGGCTTTGAGCGCGCGATGGCACGGCACGGATTGACCGGTGTCATACGTGAAGCCGCGGGATACACGCGCGAAGGGGGCGCGCTGGCGGCGACGCGTCTCGTCGGCGGGCCGCATCAGGTGACTGCGATCGTTGCCGCGAACGACCTGCTGGCGATCGGTGCCCTCGACGCCCTGAAGGAGCGGCTCCTGCGGTGCCCGGAGGATCTCTCGCTCGTCGGTCACAACGACATGCCACTCATGGATGTCGTCTCGCCCCCCCTCACCACCGTGCGCATCGAGCACCGCGAGATGGGGCGGATCGCCGCCAGAATGCTGATCGAAATGCTCCAGAGCGGGTCGGCCGAGATCCGGCACGTCGTACTTCCTCCTGAGCTGGTCGTCAGGAAATCCACGCAACCGGCGGCCTAG
- a CDS encoding zinc-finger domain-containing protein has protein sequence MSDHVVPHFHNDAGVSVIEIGSQEFMCVGANPPFDHPHVFLDLGNDSEIICPYCSTLYRFASDLAAGEARPPECVLKDKVA, from the coding sequence ATGTCCGACCACGTCGTCCCGCACTTCCATAACGATGCCGGTGTCTCGGTGATCGAGATCGGGTCGCAGGAGTTCATGTGCGTGGGCGCCAACCCTCCGTTCGACCATCCGCACGTGTTCCTCGACCTCGGCAACGACAGCGAGATCATCTGCCCGTACTGTTCGACACTCTATCGCTTCGCGTCCGACCTCGCTGCCGGCGAAGCACGGCCGCCGGAATGCGTGCTGAAAGACAAGGTCGCCTGA